From one Liolophura sinensis isolate JHLJ2023 chromosome 10, CUHK_Ljap_v2, whole genome shotgun sequence genomic stretch:
- the LOC135476441 gene encoding rab5 GDP/GTP exchange factor-like, whose product MATVKKNVKKLHIDESDLLCKNGCGFYGNVAWQGFCSKCYKEVYQKARQAQLQHDTKRQEASKKLPTAPGDTTPSFSKFEEKKTQQLNKRSHTVKSIFRKTKDNQQDIPVRKEPTRRTSWESQQVSGDFAEFLKTLRKPAAIDVSKQVRGFIEKISQHGDWPIEDLSELVQDFYQSMAERMQTHSLFKGSAQETVEILMDYMEKFIMTRLYRSVFCPVTTDDEEKDLAIQNKIRSLHWVTAQQLDTIINDHDPEIRQMVDQAITDIIEMDSRRAPQDKLTCIVHCSKHIFEVLRKSKESPASADEFLPALIYIVLKANPPLLQSNINYITRFANPSRLMSGEAGYYFTNLCCAVAFIESLTAESLNMNPADYERFMSGEAVPAGSGNEYMCEGLKLMYDNLKTLAELRQRQEKVMAEALQLQQDMREFKESFKKEILNVLERTPLVVKPRKCKADIDADDPSSEKLPPPMLPLPIALYPQTESVDKPVEEDKHTPLLTEGLSSGSVDRESEQPMETMTEPLEGSGPQVEGGFSEDTSAGQAMDPHYVPDADNSVPDPNTQQMETESSGSHGNTVFTGNGGGPDIEAVS is encoded by the exons ATGGCTACTGTGAAGAAGAATGTGAAGAAGCTACACATTGATGAGTCGGATCTTCTGTGTAAAAATGGCTGTGGATTCTATGGAAATGTGGCGTGGCAGGGCTTCTGTTCAAAGTGTTACAAGGAAGTGTATCAGAAAGCTCGACAGGCCCAGCTGCAGCATGATACCAAGAGACAGGAAGCCTCCAAAAA GTTACCAACAGCTCCTGGGGACACAACACCTTCATTTTCCAAGTTTgaggagaaaaaaacacagcagtTGAACAAGCGAAGCCACACTGTGAAATCTATCTTCAGAAAAACCAAAG ACAACCAGCAAGACATTCCTGTGAGGAAGGAGCCTACTAGACGCACAAGTTGGGAGAGCCAACAAGTTAGTGGAGATTTTGCTGAGTTCCTTAAGACTTTAAGGAAGCCAGCAGCTATTGATGTGTCCAAGCAGGTGCGAGGCTTCATCGAGAAGATATCCCAGCATGGGGACTGGCCAATCGAGGATTTGTCTGAATTGGTGCAGGATTTCTACCAGAGTATGGCAGAGAGGATGCAGACACATTCCCTGTTCAAAG GGTCTGCACAGGAGACAGTGGAGATTCTGATGGACTACATGGAGAAGTTCATCATGACGCGTCTGTACCGCTCCGTGTTCTGTCCTGTCACCACAGATGACGAGGAGAAGGATCTGGCCATACAGAACAAGATCCGCAGCCTGCACTGGGTGACTGCTCAGCAGCTGGACACCATCATCAACGATCACGACCCCGAAATCAGACAGATGGTTGATCAGGCAATTACAG ACATCATAGAGATGGACTCACGTCGTGCCCCTCAGGACAAACTCACCTGTATTGTACACTGTAGTAAGCACATATTTGAAGTCTTGAGGAAGTCTAAGGAGAGTCCAGCCAGTGCTGATGAGTTTCTGCCGGCCCTGATCTACATCGTGCTGAAGGCCAACCCACCACTCCTACAGTCAAACATCAACTACATTACCCGCTTTGCTAACCCCAGTAGGCTGATGAGTGGAGAGGCAGGGTATTACTTCACCAACCTG TGCTGTGCTGTGGCATTCATTGAAAGCCTAACGGCCGAGTCATTGAACATGAACCCGGCTGACTATGAAcgcttcatgtctggtgaggCCGTGCCGGCTGGCAGTGGCAATGAGTATATGTGTGAGGGGCTGAAGCTGATGTATGACAACCTCAAGACCCTCGCCGAGCTGCGACAGAGGCAGGAGAAGGTGATGGCGGAGGCTTTACAGCTGCAACAGGACATGAGGGAGTTCAAGGAGAGTTTCAAGAAGGAAATCCTCAACGTTCTTGAGCGCACACCTCTCGTCGTCAAGCCCAGGAAGTGTAAAGCGGACATTGACGCTGATGACCCCAGCAGTGAGAAACTGCCTCCTCCCATGCTCCCCCTGCCGATTGCCCTCTACCCCCAGACAGAGAGTGTTGACAAGCCAGTTGAGGAAGACAAGCACACGCCTTTGCTAACTGAAGGCTTGTCTTCAGGCTCGGTTGATAGAGAAAGTGAACAACCCATGGAGACGATGACAGAGCCTTTAGAAGGCTCAGGCCCCCAAGTTGAGGGAGGATTTAGTGAAGATACATCTGCTGGACAGGCTATGGACCCACATTATGTGCCAGATGCTGATAATTCTGTTCCTGATCCAAACACACAGCAGATGGAAACTGAAAGCTCTGGTAGCCATGGCAACACAGTATTTACTGGTAATGGTGGAGGCCCTGACATTGAAGCAGTAAGTTAA
- the LOC135476800 gene encoding uncharacterized protein LOC135476800 translates to MVLVSSMIQSGLQAVLRPGVWVPGIRDLHRHRESWRTKIPARDFMKLTLTALETLIKSDTKGTYYDIHKLDEQECFIRILVFTWAEWLDVVEIQFYDNQAEVYSFSSGFLPVCVPFAFVLNAVLCFIPFSDLNLNKERIDQLRRAMGIDIEVN, encoded by the exons ATGGTGTTGGTCTCCTCTATGATACAGTCGGGTCTTCAGGCCGTGCTAAGACCGGGTGTGTGGGTGCCCGGGATACGTGATCTACACCGGCACCGTGAGAG CTGGCGGACGAAGATTCCCGCGAGAGACTTCATGAAGTTGACCCTCACAGCTTTGGAAACTCTTATCAAATCTGACACAAAGGGAACTTACTACGATATTCACAAG CTGGACGAGCAAGAGTGTTTCATCCGTATTTTAGTGTTTACTTGGGCGGAATGGCTGGACGTAGTGGAAATACAATTTTACGACAACCAAGCCGAG GTGTATTCTTTCTCATCCGGGTTCCTACCAGTGTGCGTTCCGTTCGCCTTTGTTCTCAATGCT GTGTTGTGCTTCATTCCCTTTAGCGATCTCAATTTGAACAAGGAAAGAATCGACCAATTACGTCGTGCCATGGGCATAGATATTGAAGTCAACTGA